The Gemmatimonadota bacterium genome has a window encoding:
- a CDS encoding HIT family protein, which produces MTPHDIDCVFCRIIRGELDSATVYEDESTLAFLDLRQSNEGHVLVVPRNHIEQIYDLDEDTASSLAGTVCRVARAVRRVYAPEGLSIWQSNGPAAFQEVPHVHWHVFPRYTDDGHLVVYPRDLVGRARQEYALQSLKRISGPLIEALEEDAE; this is translated from the coding sequence GTGACGCCACATGACATCGACTGCGTCTTTTGTCGCATCATACGAGGCGAGTTGGATTCCGCGACTGTATACGAGGATGAATCTACCCTGGCGTTCCTGGATCTTCGCCAGAGCAACGAAGGGCACGTCCTGGTCGTCCCTAGGAATCATATCGAACAGATCTACGACCTTGACGAGGACACGGCCTCCTCCCTCGCCGGCACGGTCTGTAGAGTCGCCCGGGCGGTTCGCCGGGTTTATGCGCCGGAAGGACTGTCGATCTGGCAGTCAAATGGTCCCGCGGCGTTTCAGGAAGTGCCGCATGTTCACTGGCATGTTTTCCCGCGATATACGGACGATGGCCATCTCGTCGTCTATCCCAGGGATCTGGTCGGCCGTGCGCGTCAAGAATACGCGTTGCAGTCTCTGAAGCGCATTTCAGGACCTTTGATAGAAGCGCTCGAGGAAGATGCAGAGTAG
- a CDS encoding VCBS repeat-containing protein, translated as MPDLPIFRRHTIYEGGPAERMDCVVGDLDGDGVQEFVIATRNPDGLHWFGRTDGGAWKPHLIDDSFPSISVGTALVDLTGNGKLDLISGTSDRGNHVFWWACPDDPSQRWTRRVVFELPDSRIHDLLVADIDGDGRDELYVWNPDAETIFTVPVPDDPFVTPWPRVSKVATGVNEQDFAAADVDGDGRLELIAGTSWYRFRSNGEWERHVFAEGYGGVRVRAADFDGDGRVEIAVCEVALDIGQTYGRLALFRPGADAGELWEAEVLHDRLLDAHTLQVADFDGDGRPDIYVGEMGRGDWTKPHPPQQLLFLSRDDGMEQHVIDTGIGTHEAQVIELDEKVGIISKPYRWLQDTAPRPQLVDNLYLYMPE; from the coding sequence ATGCCCGATCTACCCATATTCCGCCGTCACACCATCTACGAAGGCGGTCCCGCCGAACGCATGGACTGCGTTGTAGGGGATCTCGATGGCGACGGCGTGCAGGAGTTCGTCATCGCCACCCGCAATCCGGACGGACTCCACTGGTTCGGCAGAACGGACGGCGGGGCCTGGAAACCCCACCTCATTGATGACTCGTTCCCAAGCATCAGTGTCGGCACCGCCCTTGTCGACCTCACCGGCAACGGCAAGCTCGACCTGATTTCAGGCACCAGCGATCGCGGCAACCACGTATTCTGGTGGGCCTGCCCCGACGATCCCTCCCAGCGATGGACGCGCCGCGTGGTGTTCGAGCTTCCCGATAGCCGGATCCACGACCTGCTGGTGGCGGATATCGACGGCGACGGCCGAGACGAATTGTACGTATGGAACCCCGACGCCGAAACGATATTCACGGTTCCGGTGCCCGATGATCCATTCGTGACCCCGTGGCCGAGGGTCAGTAAGGTAGCCACGGGTGTGAACGAACAGGACTTCGCGGCCGCCGACGTGGACGGCGACGGCCGATTGGAACTCATCGCCGGGACTTCGTGGTACAGGTTCCGGTCAAACGGTGAATGGGAACGGCATGTATTCGCCGAAGGCTATGGCGGCGTGCGGGTTCGTGCGGCGGATTTCGACGGGGACGGCCGCGTAGAAATCGCTGTCTGCGAGGTGGCCCTGGACATCGGCCAGACCTACGGACGCCTCGCGCTGTTCAGACCGGGCGCGGACGCCGGGGAACTCTGGGAAGCCGAAGTGCTCCACGACCGGCTGCTCGACGCGCATACCCTGCAGGTGGCCGACTTCGACGGCGACGGGCGACCCGACATTTACGTGGGAGAGATGGGCCGCGGGGACTGGACGAAACCTCACCCACCGCAGCAACTGCTCTTTTTGAGCCGCGACGACGGGATGGAACAGCACGTCATCGACACCGGCATCGGTACGCACGAAGCCCAGGTCATCGAATTGGACGAGAAGGTCGGGATCATCAGCAAACCCTACCGCTGGCTCCAGGACACCGCGCCACGGCCGCAACTGGTTGACAATCTGTATCTGTACATGCCGGAGTGA
- a CDS encoding ABC transporter permease gives MFQNYLSVAIRNLRRHPAYSLINIAGLAIGMATCILILLYIQDELSYDRYHPHADRVYRIVDDIESGGQTVRTAGTPTAWGPALKRDFPEIELLVRMRGTGSAWLVDLGNTIYYERKVIWAEPDLFEMFSIPLVSGDQSTALVEPYSMVISEDLAFKYFGAEDPVGRVVNLDNRWDFTVTGVMKNIPTNSHMRPDMFVSYTTMNVIRSWDLGDWEYHRNLYTYIRLRENVSPSDFEAKLPAFLERHAGDQYREAGISLRPSLQPLADIHLYSNRESEHEPNGDIRYVALFMVIAFLILIIAGINFINLATARSEMRAREVGVRKVLGANRIQLIRQFLGESVLMAGLAAIVAVLLVQLALTAVNEIAGKQLALPLTDWMVLAVLVLGTALIGLAAGSYPAAYLSGFLPAVVMKGNPETGKKGLGLRQVLVVAQFSMSIFLLVSTAVIHDQLEYIQTKRLGFNKEHVMVVPITGSPQIPNTPVLKQRLSGMPGVVGIATTTGLPGMRVLPIWDVRPEGMPPEDHLMMATLHVDENFLDVMDIGVVAGRNFSPDWGTDTTRGVLLNETAVRNLGWGAPADAIGRQFERLSSERVVPGRVIGVVRDFHLRTIHEEIEPAAIMTSTYHTFVLIRIEPEGISETIGRIEEVWRDVDPRFPLDYTFLDEDFDALYRTDHQLGEIFAVFAFLAIFVACLGLLGLASFSIQQRTREIGIRKVVGSSVSSIVILLSKDFMKYVLLANLIAWPLAYFVMGNWLQNYAYAAALDFTWFLAAGILALVIAWLTIGVHAVAASRRNPVNALRQG, from the coding sequence ATGTTCCAGAATTACCTCAGTGTAGCCATACGCAACCTCCGCAGGCATCCCGCCTACTCGCTCATCAACATCGCCGGGCTCGCCATCGGCATGGCCACCTGCATCCTGATACTCCTGTACATCCAGGATGAGCTCAGCTACGACCGGTATCATCCCCATGCCGATCGCGTGTACCGGATCGTTGACGACATCGAAAGCGGGGGCCAGACCGTTCGAACCGCAGGGACGCCTACCGCCTGGGGACCCGCCCTGAAGCGCGACTTCCCGGAGATCGAGCTCCTCGTTCGCATGCGAGGCACCGGTTCCGCCTGGCTGGTCGACCTCGGAAACACCATCTACTACGAACGCAAGGTCATCTGGGCCGAGCCGGACCTGTTTGAAATGTTCAGCATTCCGCTGGTCTCTGGGGACCAAAGCACCGCGCTGGTCGAGCCGTACTCGATGGTGATCTCGGAGGATCTGGCGTTCAAGTACTTCGGCGCTGAAGATCCCGTGGGGAGAGTCGTCAATCTCGACAATCGTTGGGACTTCACGGTGACGGGCGTCATGAAAAATATCCCGACCAACTCCCACATGCGGCCGGACATGTTCGTCTCCTATACCACGATGAATGTGATTCGGTCCTGGGACCTGGGCGACTGGGAGTATCACCGGAACCTGTATACCTACATCCGGCTACGTGAGAATGTATCACCGAGTGATTTCGAAGCGAAGCTGCCGGCCTTTCTGGAGCGCCACGCGGGAGATCAGTACCGGGAGGCGGGCATCAGCCTGCGGCCGTCGCTGCAGCCCCTCGCGGACATACATCTCTATTCGAACCGGGAGAGCGAGCACGAACCCAACGGTGATATCCGGTACGTGGCGCTCTTCATGGTCATCGCGTTCCTGATCCTGATCATCGCAGGCATCAACTTCATCAACCTGGCCACGGCCCGTTCCGAGATGCGCGCCAGGGAGGTGGGCGTGAGAAAGGTACTCGGGGCGAATCGGATTCAGTTGATCCGGCAGTTCCTGGGAGAATCGGTCCTCATGGCGGGCCTCGCCGCGATCGTGGCGGTTCTGCTGGTTCAACTGGCCCTGACCGCCGTGAACGAAATCGCCGGGAAGCAACTCGCGCTGCCACTTACCGACTGGATGGTGCTGGCCGTACTGGTCCTCGGTACGGCCCTGATCGGATTGGCCGCAGGTAGCTATCCGGCGGCGTATCTTTCAGGATTCCTTCCCGCCGTGGTAATGAAAGGCAATCCGGAAACGGGAAAGAAAGGCCTGGGGTTGCGGCAGGTACTGGTGGTGGCCCAGTTCTCCATGTCCATCTTCCTGCTGGTCAGCACGGCCGTCATCCATGATCAACTCGAATACATCCAGACCAAGCGGCTGGGTTTCAACAAAGAGCACGTCATGGTCGTCCCCATAACAGGCTCCCCGCAAATCCCAAATACTCCCGTGCTGAAGCAGCGGCTGTCGGGAATGCCCGGTGTGGTGGGTATCGCAACGACTACCGGCCTGCCGGGCATGCGGGTGCTGCCGATCTGGGACGTGCGGCCCGAAGGGATGCCGCCGGAGGACCACCTGATGATGGCCACGCTGCACGTGGACGAGAACTTCCTGGATGTCATGGATATTGGTGTTGTAGCGGGCCGGAACTTTTCGCCGGACTGGGGCACGGATACGACCAGAGGGGTCCTGCTGAACGAGACGGCCGTCCGGAACCTGGGATGGGGAGCGCCCGCCGACGCCATCGGCAGGCAGTTCGAGCGGTTGTCCTCTGAAAGGGTGGTTCCAGGGCGCGTAATTGGCGTGGTTCGGGATTTCCACCTGCGGACGATACACGAAGAGATCGAGCCCGCGGCGATCATGACCAGCACCTATCACACTTTTGTCTTGATTCGCATCGAGCCCGAGGGAATCTCCGAAACCATCGGCCGCATCGAGGAAGTGTGGAGGGACGTGGATCCCCGGTTCCCGCTCGACTATACGTTCCTGGACGAGGATTTCGACGCGCTGTATCGGACCGACCATCAGCTCGGCGAGATCTTCGCGGTTTTCGCGTTTCTCGCGATCTTTGTCGCCTGCCTGGGTCTGCTGGGTCTCGCCTCGTTTTCGATCCAGCAGCGAACCCGGGAGATCGGAATTCGTAAAGTCGTCGGCTCGTCGGTGTCCAGCATCGTGATTCTCCTGTCCAAGGATTTCATGAAGTACGTGCTCCTTGCGAACCTGATCGCCTGGCCGCTGGCATACTTCGTCATGGGCAACTGGCTGCAGAACTACGCCTACGCCGCGGCTCTTGATTTCACATGGTTTCTGGCCGCGGGCATACTCGCGCTGGTCATTGCCTGGCTGACGATAGGTGTACACGCGGTTGCGGCGTCGCGGCGAAATCCGGTGAATGCACTTAGGCAGGGGTGA
- a CDS encoding mandelate racemase/muconate lactonizing enzyme family protein, giving the protein MKITEIEVHEINLEYEDWIAYQLNHFYGPVKRTVYVAHTDDGLVGLGEGHGTEPEEVIGQYIGTSPFDWIGDETSLALGTAMYDLMGKAAGVPVYKLIGQKHRSWVPVGSWTVSTHPDRMAEAVREYAARGYTWMKYHLSPFENVMDQTEAMQAVAPKGFRIHYDFTMHGTDDHMPELLDKLEKFRIAGCFEDPLPPGDVQGYIELRKRSTLPVVLHHFPTEATYEVFTKPADAYMLGHSMIGTAISRAGLFAADNSPFMLQNVGGNITRAMTTHMMAAFPSANFHFISATETWKSDVTVERLEPVNGFVRVPESPGLGVTLDRDELGRLKHLKLPPQDKWIIRSRFENGTRMYNIADPEDSIFMVRPDRRRGMVPMSYDAPVTTEYWDDDGSAEYREMFVRIEREGVVLEQ; this is encoded by the coding sequence ATGAAGATCACCGAGATAGAAGTACACGAGATCAACCTCGAGTACGAGGATTGGATCGCATACCAGCTCAACCATTTCTACGGTCCGGTGAAGCGGACGGTTTACGTCGCGCACACCGACGATGGACTCGTCGGACTGGGTGAAGGACACGGCACGGAACCGGAAGAGGTGATCGGCCAATACATCGGAACGAGCCCCTTTGACTGGATCGGTGACGAGACCTCCCTGGCACTGGGCACGGCGATGTACGACCTGATGGGCAAGGCCGCGGGCGTGCCAGTCTACAAGCTGATTGGTCAGAAGCACCGGTCCTGGGTGCCGGTGGGAAGCTGGACGGTTTCGACCCATCCGGATCGCATGGCCGAAGCCGTGCGCGAGTACGCGGCGCGCGGCTATACTTGGATGAAATATCATCTATCGCCCTTCGAAAACGTCATGGATCAGACCGAGGCCATGCAGGCGGTGGCACCGAAAGGGTTCAGGATCCATTACGATTTCACCATGCACGGCACCGACGACCACATGCCCGAACTCCTGGACAAACTGGAGAAGTTCCGGATTGCCGGCTGTTTCGAGGATCCCCTCCCTCCGGGGGATGTCCAGGGCTATATCGAACTGCGCAAGCGCTCCACACTGCCCGTCGTGCTGCACCATTTCCCCACGGAAGCGACGTACGAAGTGTTCACGAAACCTGCTGATGCGTACATGCTGGGGCACTCAATGATCGGAACCGCCATCAGCCGCGCGGGGTTGTTCGCGGCGGACAACAGCCCTTTCATGCTTCAGAACGTGGGCGGGAACATCACCCGGGCCATGACCACCCACATGATGGCGGCCTTTCCCTCGGCGAACTTTCACTTCATCAGCGCGACCGAGACCTGGAAGAGCGACGTGACCGTGGAGCGCCTGGAACCGGTCAACGGGTTCGTGCGGGTTCCAGAATCGCCGGGGCTGGGCGTCACGCTGGACCGCGACGAACTCGGGCGCCTCAAACACCTGAAGCTCCCGCCGCAGGATAAGTGGATCATCCGTTCGCGCTTCGAGAACGGCACCCGGATGTACAACATCGCCGATCCGGAGGATTCAATTTTCATGGTGCGGCCCGACAGGCGGCGCGGCATGGTCCCCATGAGCTACGACGCACCGGTTACCACCGAATACTGGGATGACGACGGTTCCGCCGAATACCGGGAGATGTTCGTCCGGATAGAACGGGAAGGTGTTGTGCTCGAACAGTAA
- a CDS encoding alpha/beta hydrolase: protein MPYASINGFKLFYDVQGEGEAVVFIHGGFPSIDMHLRAQSSGKWTWETDFTSSYRFIAYDRRGCWRSFRPETGYDLENQARDLSELLDHLGMEEAHVIGSSAGGPIAILFTTMYPERVKTLVLAGTAANLWPAEDPITRIVRGQLKTLEAQGAAAAWDSRPEGVELSLDILWEREEMKERGVLTEYEDRIAQFLTRCGLQDRVLWYEIQLRAIAAYLDRDLTEECARIPVPTLVVHGSKDREVPVDWGRDLAAKIPDATFRMYSDESHSLVHRCGVVRKDIISFYQQNGTTP, encoded by the coding sequence ATGCCGTACGCATCCATTAACGGCTTCAAATTGTTCTACGATGTTCAAGGAGAGGGTGAGGCCGTCGTCTTCATACACGGCGGATTCCCTTCCATTGACATGCATCTTCGTGCGCAATCGAGCGGCAAGTGGACCTGGGAGACGGATTTCACTTCGAGTTACCGTTTCATAGCGTACGATCGCCGGGGCTGTTGGCGGTCTTTCCGCCCGGAGACCGGGTATGACCTGGAGAATCAGGCACGGGATCTGTCGGAGTTGCTGGATCACCTTGGCATGGAAGAAGCCCATGTGATTGGTTCGTCCGCGGGAGGACCCATTGCCATACTCTTCACAACCATGTACCCGGAAAGAGTCAAGACACTCGTATTGGCCGGTACCGCCGCGAATCTCTGGCCCGCGGAAGACCCGATAACCCGGATTGTCAGAGGACAGTTGAAAACCCTTGAAGCACAGGGAGCAGCGGCGGCCTGGGACAGCCGGCCCGAGGGTGTCGAACTGAGTCTGGACATACTCTGGGAACGGGAGGAGATGAAGGAACGAGGTGTCCTGACAGAATACGAGGATCGCATAGCACAGTTCCTGACGAGGTGCGGCCTGCAGGATCGCGTACTCTGGTATGAGATCCAGTTACGAGCTATCGCCGCGTACCTGGACAGGGACCTGACGGAGGAATGCGCGCGAATACCGGTTCCCACACTCGTGGTTCACGGTTCCAAAGACCGGGAAGTGCCCGTAGATTGGGGCAGAGATCTTGCGGCGAAGATTCCAGATGCGACGTTCAGGATGTATTCGGATGAATCCCACAGCCTCGTCCACCGATGCGGCGTGGTTCGGAAGGATATCATCTCGTTTTACCAGCAGAATGGGACCACCCCATGA
- a CDS encoding ABC transporter permease — MIYHCLRIALRNLIRQPGYSGINILGLAIGITCCMLILLYIQNELSYDRFHKQADRIYRVVNGNSARTPTAVGPALKELFPEVEEYARMRGTINIWMMNYQDNTFYESDVYRVSTDFFKVFSFPLVRGNPQTALDDYAYTEQTVVISESMASKLFGNEDPMDKMIRADDEENLRVTGIMKVIPSNSHFAADYLVCENLDVANRRELFATNWFYARHFTYVLLAEGTDPVELEDKIARWADAYQPLMSLSAQGLIFNLRLQPLTDIHLRSHLEQDMASNSDISYIYVFSIVAFSIVLIACINFMNLATARSTIRAKEVAIRKTVGALRGQLMMQYIGESMLSAGLALVVAMGFLMTILPWFNTLVGKTIQVSYLDNPEVLLWLIGITLFAGLLSGSYPALSMSRLHPAAIFKGELAYGISGSKLRKSLVVMQFTLSILLIISTAIVYQQLDYTQSKRLGFDKDLVVVIPLIGGADREFDTFKARLSQSPHIRRVTRSVLMPGRLASANVMPAFPTRLADQSEDDMIRIPTLFVSADFEETLGLDLIAGRPFSSVLTNDSLNAVIMTRSAVERLGLTTPEEIVGRRIHPGRYKGPPIRIIGVVEDFHMQSLHNTVGPIQLRLLRRGGGGQAAIRLQAQNIPDGIEAVEETWASVFPHYPLSYSFLDEDFDRLYLAERRTGNLLGAFSFLAIFIACLGLFGLAAFTTRQRTKEVGIHKAMGASVARIVLMLSKDFLKLVAIAVPVAWVLAYWTMSNWLQNFAYRVDIGPGWFLVAAFLALAIALVTVSAKAVTTALVNPVESLRSE; from the coding sequence GTGATATACCATTGCCTCAGAATCGCGCTACGCAACTTGATCCGGCAGCCTGGCTACAGTGGCATAAACATCCTCGGACTGGCGATCGGTATCACCTGCTGCATGCTGATTCTGCTGTATATCCAGAACGAACTGAGCTACGACCGTTTCCATAAGCAAGCCGACAGGATATACCGCGTGGTTAACGGCAACTCCGCCCGCACGCCAACAGCTGTGGGACCGGCGCTCAAAGAACTGTTCCCGGAGGTAGAGGAATATGCCCGGATGCGGGGCACAATCAATATCTGGATGATGAACTACCAGGATAACACGTTTTATGAAAGCGATGTGTACAGGGTAAGTACAGACTTTTTCAAGGTCTTTTCTTTTCCGCTTGTACGGGGCAATCCGCAAACTGCACTGGACGACTATGCGTACACGGAACAAACGGTTGTCATCAGCGAATCCATGGCGTCTAAACTCTTCGGCAATGAAGATCCCATGGACAAGATGATCCGCGCCGATGATGAGGAAAACCTTCGTGTGACCGGTATTATGAAAGTCATACCGTCCAATTCCCACTTCGCTGCCGACTATCTTGTCTGTGAGAATCTTGATGTTGCAAACCGGCGTGAGCTCTTCGCAACGAACTGGTTTTATGCGCGGCATTTCACCTATGTTCTGCTGGCAGAGGGAACAGATCCCGTTGAATTGGAGGACAAGATCGCCAGGTGGGCAGATGCCTATCAACCGCTGATGTCGCTCAGTGCACAGGGCCTGATCTTCAATCTCCGGCTACAGCCGCTGACCGACATCCACCTGCGGTCGCATCTGGAACAGGATATGGCCAGCAACAGTGATATCAGCTATATCTATGTTTTCTCGATAGTGGCGTTTTCTATCGTGCTGATCGCCTGTATCAACTTCATGAATCTGGCCACGGCGCGGTCCACCATCCGGGCCAAAGAAGTGGCCATCCGGAAAACAGTCGGCGCCCTCCGGGGCCAACTGATGATGCAATACATAGGCGAATCCATGTTGTCGGCCGGGTTGGCCTTGGTGGTGGCCATGGGGTTCCTGATGACCATCCTGCCCTGGTTCAACACGCTGGTAGGAAAAACGATTCAGGTCAGCTACCTGGACAACCCGGAGGTGTTGCTCTGGCTGATAGGCATCACGTTGTTTGCGGGACTGCTGTCCGGCAGTTATCCCGCACTGAGTATGTCCAGATTACATCCGGCAGCAATCTTCAAGGGTGAACTGGCGTACGGCATTTCGGGTTCCAAACTTCGTAAGAGCCTTGTAGTAATGCAGTTTACCCTATCGATTCTGCTGATCATCAGTACCGCTATTGTATATCAACAGCTGGATTACACGCAAAGTAAACGACTGGGATTCGATAAGGACCTGGTCGTCGTTATTCCACTTATCGGAGGGGCGGACCGGGAGTTCGACACCTTCAAGGCACGGCTTTCCCAGAGCCCGCATATACGGCGTGTTACGCGATCCGTGCTGATGCCGGGGCGGTTGGCCAGCGCCAATGTAATGCCTGCCTTTCCGACGCGTTTGGCGGATCAGTCGGAAGATGACATGATCAGAATCCCAACCTTGTTTGTATCTGCCGACTTCGAAGAAACCCTTGGCCTCGATTTGATTGCCGGACGTCCATTTTCCAGTGTGCTGACCAATGACTCGCTCAACGCGGTAATCATGACCCGGTCCGCGGTTGAACGATTGGGCCTGACCACTCCGGAAGAAATCGTAGGACGTCGTATACATCCGGGACGTTACAAGGGCCCTCCTATCCGGATTATAGGCGTCGTAGAGGATTTCCACATGCAGAGCTTGCACAACACAGTGGGCCCCATTCAGTTGAGGTTATTGAGACGCGGCGGCGGTGGACAGGCGGCGATACGACTGCAGGCGCAGAACATACCGGATGGGATTGAAGCGGTTGAAGAAACATGGGCTTCCGTATTCCCTCATTACCCCTTGTCGTATTCGTTTCTGGATGAAGACTTCGACCGACTGTATCTGGCGGAACGACGCACCGGCAATCTGCTCGGCGCCTTCAGCTTTCTGGCCATCTTTATCGCGTGTCTTGGTCTGTTCGGTCTGGCTGCATTCACCACGCGCCAGCGAACAAAGGAGGTCGGGATTCACAAAGCAATGGGGGCTTCGGTGGCTCGAATCGTCCTTATGCTTTCAAAAGACTTCCTCAAGCTGGTGGCAATCGCTGTGCCGGTCGCCTGGGTCCTGGCCTACTGGACTATGAGCAACTGGTTGCAGAACTTCGCCTATCGGGTCGATATCGGCCCGGGGTGGTTCCTGGTCGCCGCTTTCCTGGCATTGGCCATCGCACTGGTTACCGTCAGTGCAAAAGCGGTTACAACTGCGTTAGTGAACCCGGTGGAGTCCCTGCGGTCAGAATGA
- a CDS encoding class I SAM-dependent methyltransferase yields the protein MEIIERDDGFIEAGYGNRYFISYEDWPSHHVMAMKYVSGRVLDVGCGAGTHSIFCQEQGCRVLGIDISPGAIQVSRHRGLRHGKVMSVTQVGPSFGVFDTIMMLGGNFGTLGNSKRANRLLKRFHRMTTPTARIIAESRDPYLTSESVHREYHKGNRRRGRMSGQVRIRVRFKNLKTPWLDYLFVSKEEMAQMLNDTGWRVAEFLDSDGASYIGVLSKS from the coding sequence TTGGAGATCATCGAACGTGATGACGGTTTCATTGAAGCCGGCTACGGAAACCGGTACTTCATCTCATACGAAGATTGGCCGTCGCATCACGTGATGGCGATGAAGTATGTAAGCGGCCGGGTTCTTGACGTAGGCTGCGGTGCGGGTACACACTCGATATTCTGTCAGGAGCAAGGTTGCCGTGTCTTGGGAATAGACATCTCGCCAGGCGCGATCCAGGTCTCACGACACAGGGGGTTGCGACACGGTAAGGTAATGTCGGTTACACAGGTAGGTCCCTCATTTGGCGTTTTTGATACGATTATGATGCTGGGAGGCAATTTCGGCACTTTGGGAAACAGTAAACGAGCGAATAGGCTACTCAAACGATTCCACAGAATGACTACACCAACGGCACGAATCATTGCAGAGTCCAGGGATCCCTATCTAACGTCGGAGTCGGTTCACAGGGAGTATCATAAGGGAAACAGAAGAAGAGGAAGGATGTCCGGGCAGGTACGCATTCGAGTTCGTTTCAAGAATCTTAAGACACCATGGCTTGACTATCTCTTCGTGTCGAAGGAGGAGATGGCGCAGATGCTCAATGACACGGGTTGGCGCGTTGCGGAATTCCTGGACTCCGATGGTGCCAGTTACATTGGCGTGTTATCAAAATCTTGA
- a CDS encoding ABC transporter permease — translation MIRNYLTVAIRNLLRQPVYSLINIVGLAIGMAACMLIVLYIQDELSYDRHHPNAERIYRIVDDIESGGQTIQTAGSPLSWAPALKRDYPEVEKFVRMRGTGTTWLFKVGESHFYEKKVVWAEDGLFDLFDIPLIAGDPKTALADPFTIVISETMAAKYFGREEAMGQIMGVDNTLEFRVTGIMRDLPANTHVRPDMFTSYSSLPSFGSFYRENWEVHDNLYTYILLRENANPDDLEARFPDFLELYAGDKYRESGIVLNPSLQPLVDIHLYSHRESELEPNGDIRFVVLYTLIAFLIPLIACINFVNLATARSAMRAREVGVRKVMGANRTQLLGQFLGEALVMAAVAMVISVIMVELALPLVNTIAGKQLAFPLSSGPVLAAIVSGAIVVGLAAGGYPAVYLSGVVPTEVVKGNLESGRRGLGLRKILVVVQFAMSIFLLVSTAVIYDQLEYISTKRLGFNKEQVMVLPITGSLQRRNTPVLKARLSQLPGVLGVATTNGVPGMRVIPIMAVRPDGMPPEDHLMMATLEVDEHFLDVLEIELVAG, via the coding sequence ATGATCCGAAATTACCTCACGGTAGCCATTCGAAACCTCCTCAGGCAACCCGTCTATTCCCTCATCAATATCGTCGGACTTGCGATCGGCATGGCGGCGTGCATGCTGATCGTGCTGTACATCCAGGACGAGCTCAGTTACGACCGGCATCATCCGAACGCGGAGCGGATTTACCGGATCGTCGATGATATCGAAAGCGGCGGGCAGACCATCCAGACGGCGGGATCGCCCTTGAGTTGGGCGCCGGCTTTGAAGCGGGACTATCCCGAGGTCGAAAAATTTGTGCGAATGCGGGGCACGGGAACCACGTGGCTTTTCAAAGTGGGCGAGTCTCACTTCTATGAGAAAAAGGTCGTTTGGGCGGAAGACGGCCTGTTCGACCTGTTCGACATCCCCCTTATCGCCGGTGATCCGAAAACCGCGCTGGCCGACCCATTCACGATCGTCATTTCGGAAACGATGGCGGCCAAGTACTTTGGCCGGGAAGAGGCCATGGGACAAATCATGGGGGTGGACAATACACTCGAATTCAGGGTCACCGGGATAATGCGGGACCTACCCGCCAATACTCATGTGCGCCCTGACATGTTCACATCTTATTCCTCCCTGCCTTCCTTCGGCAGTTTCTACCGGGAAAACTGGGAGGTCCATGACAACTTGTATACCTACATCCTGTTGCGTGAAAACGCGAATCCGGACGATCTCGAAGCGCGGTTCCCGGACTTTCTCGAACTTTACGCCGGGGACAAGTACCGTGAATCGGGCATCGTGCTGAATCCTTCACTACAACCCCTCGTCGATATTCATCTGTATTCGCACCGGGAAAGCGAACTCGAGCCCAACGGCGACATCCGCTTCGTGGTCCTCTACACGCTCATCGCGTTTCTGATTCCGCTGATCGCTTGCATCAATTTCGTCAACCTGGCAACGGCCCGTTCGGCCATGCGCGCCCGTGAAGTGGGCGTTCGGAAGGTAATGGGCGCCAACCGGACCCAGCTGCTGGGGCAGTTCCTGGGAGAAGCCCTCGTCATGGCGGCGGTCGCCATGGTCATTTCAGTAATCATGGTGGAACTCGCTCTGCCCTTGGTAAACACGATAGCCGGCAAGCAACTTGCATTTCCCCTGTCGAGTGGACCGGTACTGGCGGCAATTGTTTCTGGTGCGATCGTAGTAGGGCTGGCGGCAGGCGGCTACCCGGCGGTCTATCTCTCCGGGGTTGTGCCCACCGAGGTAGTTAAGGGCAATCTGGAATCAGGTAGGCGAGGCCTGGGTCTGCGGAAGATCCTGGTCGTTGTACAGTTCGCCATGTCTATTTTCCTGTTGGTCAGTACGGCGGTGATTTACGACCAGCTCGAATACATCAGCACCAAGCGGCTGGGGTTCAACAAGGAACAGGTGATGGTACTTCCCATCACGGGATCCCTGCAGCGGCGGAATACGCCCGTACTAAAAGCGCGATTGTCCCAATTGCCCGGCGTGTTGGGCGTAGCCACGACAAACGGGGTGCCGGGCATGCGGGTGATTCCAATCATGGCTGTCCGGCCCGATGGCATGCCACCAGAAGACCACCTGATGATGGCCACGCTCGAGGTGGATGAACATTTCCTGGACGTGTTGGAAATCGAACTCGTCGCCGGCTGA